The genomic region TGAAATTGCCACACTAGGAGGCTAATTCAAAAAGTTGTGGACGTTAATTCTGTAAAAAATGAGATACTTCCACGAGGCTCAAGCTCCTCTGTTTACTGATTCCTTGGAACTTTAAACAAGTTCTGTAATTTACAGGAGCAATTAACTCCTCTCATCCTGACTGAATAAACAGGGCTGTCGAACATTCTACATTCTTTGCTTTTCTTCTGGCTGAATGGACATAACGAATTCTGTTCTCTCTCGTGACTTATCTGTCAAGTTTTGATGTGAAATACTAAGTCCCTAAAAAAGGAATAATATTGCAGCGATAAGGATCGGCTGTGCATTGATCATGAGTCACTATTGTATAGAtctatttttggttttctgtTGTCGCCAACTTCACAGAGGAGAAGCTCCAAGATGGAGGTGTTAGGCATCGAATTCCATGTAGCAATGCAACACTAATGACAGGATGCTAGGTAGGCTTTCCTCCAGCATGATAACCTGGTTACAAGGTTAAGCTAATTATGCAATGCCTTCTTTCTTTGGCTCCTAGGATAAACTCTGCCAGAACTCACCAGAAGTTTACCATCTTAATCCCATCATATCAAAATGGAATACTAGATTCTAcattctttgttctttgcaaACTTGAAAAAGTTACCCCTATTTTAGGCGAGTATAGACTCCCATCATCCTGACTGAATAAACATAGCTGAAAAACATACTATATTCTTTGTATTTCTTCATGACTAAATGGACAGTGACATATTCCATTCTCTCAAAAGACTGACTGTCAAGTTTTGATGAGATAGCAAAGTCCCTAAAAAAGCAATATACTTTAATTATATGGATTGACAATGCATTTAGTAGTAGTCACCTCATAGAGGAGAAGCTCCAAAATCAGCTTAGGGATTAAAATCCTGGCAACTCTGAAATGCATATGACAGGATGCTATGTTGGAGATCATCAGGCATAGTAGTCAAGCTTACAAGATTAAGCAAATTAAAgaatccctttttttttttgctccaGTCCTAGGTTAGACACTGTCAGAACTTAAAAGTGGTTTACACTCTTAATCCCTTTATAGCAATTTGGATACTAGATTCTTGATCTAACAATGACCACaaaaaattaaaccattttctGAATGTGAGTGACCAAATTTGAATTAGTAATTCAGTATACCTAATATGTCCATTCCATGATTTTCATCCAATATCATGGTGTCCACTCTTTTTGAatgttcaaaaataaaaaaaataagaaaaagagacaTCTTTCCTTataattaagaaatgaaaatcgTTGTTGTATATGTCAGTCTTGCAAAATTAATAACCAAGAGAATTACTATATAGAAGGAAGCACATAAATGCATCTGAGAAATTTTAACGTTTACATTTATGGCAATAATGGTGACCATCCATTTGGGCTGATCCACAGTCGTAGCAGAAAGCAGTTCCACACCTGTAGCAGATACATCGAGAGAATTTAGTTAGCATGTTTATGCTTGTTGAGAGCTCAACAGCAAAATGAAAAGGGTTTTCAGCAGCACAACAAGTACTAAACAGACCGAAGTGCAGGGGATGACTGACACCTAAAAGGTGCTAAATCAGCTGAATGTATTACttgataaattgaattatttcgaaaataaaaattcaatgcaatgtaaaacaaaacaataatttgtaGTTGTCTCTCCAAGGAATTCGACTAAACACCAAAAAACTGATGAGATCTATGATTCACTTCAAAGACAGATTGAAAATGATAACACAATATGATAGACAATATTATCATTAGAAGTGTCACAGCCTCACAGGTTTCGTAAGAATCACTTAATTACCATGAAgatcagaagaagaaaagaagcatGATATCAGAACACTTGCTGATGAATATAGGAAAGATGAAAGACAGAATCAAAAGATTTTGCATGcaattttcactttttccATGACTTAAAGCTTTCAATACAATACCAAAACTTTATGCTTAATCTTTCAATGTCATAACGAGTTACTAATTTTGATCATATATTGGCCTGACAATTTCCTGATAACTAAGAACATTGCTATGATGCTAAACACATTGATTTTGACTAATAGTTACAGTCATTCAAATTGCCAGGAGATTTTCTATTGAAAGGCAAACAAGTTTAGAGTTGTACTTATGTAGACAGAAGTACCATAAGAATTAGCTAGGGGGATAGTTTTCCTTTTGGCTCTGCTCCAGTGATTTGAACATGTGAGGGTTAAGAAGAATGTTTATTAATTTGCTTAGATAAAGGCAGTTCTCAATTAAAAAGCTAGATACATTGAGCACTTGGAGTAAGAAATTTTTCATTCAAGCTCAAGGTGGTAGCAGGATAAGTGGATTACAACAAATCCGATAGTAGAACAAGAATGTCATgcactttcaaaaaaaaaaagaacaagaatgTCATGCACCTTGTTAATGCTTTAGACTGAAGTACTCTGCTTTCTGAAATTCAGAGGAAAAATATTCTCTACGCCAAATTGCCTTTATCAGTGGTTATAGTCCTCTTATATGTCAATTACTCAGCTTGCAATGAAATTCTTAATTCTTGTACAAGTCAACAAATCGATGAAGGATGTTGAGCAATCATCCATAGTGGGTTCCAAGGGCGCCGAGGAACAGattcttttgttgaaaaatggCAAAGCAATGCAGAATTACAAACCagttgtttttaaaaaatgtagtAATCTCAAACTCAAAGATACAGCAAACAGTTAATGCCATCAAAAGTCCCCATTCAAACAGTAGCAATCAACACAGAACTAAGATAATTACATATGCCTATACGCAAGTGAACCAAATATAAGCTGCAAAACTGATAGATTAATCGATTTGAGAAACAAAACTAAAGGGGAAACTGAAAAACGAAACTAACCTGCATCTCATATACCTACAGCCCTCAGTTCTCTCAACAACGAATCCACATCTTGGGCACCTAGCCCACTTCTTGTCCTTAGCCAGCTTCATCAACAAAATATCTTCCCTCTGTCTTTCATCTGTATGCAACCTCTGAAATTCCCCACATTCAACTCCAGCATGCCAAGGTACTTTACACTGTGCGCAAAACAGTCTCCGACAATTAGGACATATCGATTCTCTTACAGCCTGTCCTCCATCATCAATCAAAAGCATGGAACAATCTTTAAAAGGACAATAAAACCTTTCAGACCCTAAAATCACTGCCTCGCATAAAGCATCTCCCCACCTATCAAAAACTTCTCTTGGAAGTATATTGCGACAGTACTCAGGTTCTAATAAACCCTCACAGTTTGCCACGGGGCAAGTTATGGCTGTAATCTTGTTTTGTACTTTAGAAGCTACATATTTGATCATGCAATCCTTACAGTAAGCGTGGGAGCAACCTTTGATGTTAAACGACTCGTTTGCTTGCCTTGGTTCAACGCAGATTTCACAGATAAAAGGTGGGCCTTCGACGGCTTTGGAATTTGATGACTCTCCAGGCTCAGTTATGGAACAATCGCTGAAgggtttttttctctttccacGCTTCTTTCTGGGAGGAGTCTTTAGGGGCTCGAAGTTAAGCACGAACAAATCATCATCGTAAATGTCGAGATCTATGTAGTTATCGTCCGAGGTTGTCATCGAAGCCTTGATGGCAAGTTGGATGTCTCTTTGTTCACAGTATTGTTCTACTGAAATAGCGTTTTTCTTAGTGGTGCCTTTGTCTGGAATGGCTGTAATAGAAAACAAATCGCTCTCAAGGTCAACAATCTCAACCTGCTGAGGAAAATCTGTCCTCTCcattttcctcttctttttcgATACTTCTTCATCAATCGCGTTTATGGTTATCATGGGGAAAGTACAAGCTTGTTGAATTCGAACCTGTCTTTTTTCAGGGTTTCTTTTTGGGGAGGGAGGTGGGATTTCCATGGCTGTGCCTCTTGGGGTTACACTTCACACTCCGATAGTTTCGTATTCAGTTCAAACTCTGTAATTCTAATCGAACAATAATGATTGGAAATCCTTTGATCACCGAGTCAGCTATCTTGTTTTATGACAGTCCTAACTTAGCCTTGTGTATGCCTTGGTCTTTGTAGTTTTCAGTACCTTGTTTGGATATCAGGTACTATTAGgctaatttaattgattaatatcaAAGTGTCTTTGAATATATTCCTTTAAACTCCAAACAATAAAAGTAGGCACAAAACAATTCATGATTATAATCATCCTTACACCGTTAATTGTTTGcaaaattaatcatatttgtctattattcttattattattgaaactatatacatatttttaatcatttttatagtAAATATGTTAGAATAAACTTTAAGAATATGGGTTAAAGTGTtattttgagaattttaattaataaattgatcTCTTCACATtccataaaaatatataattaaataaggCATTcgttaaatataaaattaataatagcttgaaatactttaataatttttttttgtaagaaGGCAATGGAAAAGGTAAATGAAGGGATATTTTGCATATAGTAATCATAGTACAAGCTAAGCACCtgaacatttgatttattagttAGTGTATTatctttttgtttaaaaagtaagatttgaatctctctttcttcaattataaaaaaaattataataaattttgaaagagttTAGGATATCATTATcgaaataaattcttattaaggtagataaatgaaaaaaaacagataaatgaaattaaatataaaataaacaatacttgtaaatatttattataataaattcttttaagttaaaaaaattagtaaatgAAGATATATTTATCACACACTAATGAAAATAACTATCTTATTAAGATAGTTAACAAGATCTCGTGAAAGACTAAAACATATGTAAGACTTTGTTTCTAATATATTGTTATCTATAGTAACACATGAGAATTCTCTCcatggcattttttttttattcttagtGATAATAATCAATCGTTTTTTActcataaaaatgaaataaataaattatactccTAAGTTCTTTTAGGTTTAAAAAAGGgataaataaagatatatttttCACTTAGTAACCAAAATAACTACTTTATAGTTAATAAGATCCTCTAAAGACTAAAATATCTTTAAGATTTTGTTACAAACCTATAGTTTGTTATCTATAGTAACAGCAAGAGGAGGATATCTGTCCATGacattttttttagtattcTTAATGATAATCAATGGTTTTTgctcataaaataagaaatgaaattaaatatataataaataatattccTAAAAAACTTGTAATAAGTTATTttagattttgaaaaaaatactaaaatatcTGTAAGATTTTGTTTCCTATAATAACAATAGGATCAATTTCTATTTCTGTTCATAATTCCTTAGAAACATCTATTTCTGTTTTGCCATGCAGATACATCTGTCTTCTTCAGTTAAGAAACTCCAAATACTTTAGAAGCATTCTGTTCATTGGTGCTTCTGCAACTACTTGCTCTTTCCCATAAGGTATGCCACTAGGACTTCAAGTTGTTCTGATTTTAATTCATCTCCAAAGACATGTCAAGTtcaattttctagaaaaaaaaaatgacatagGAATTAAGTTTAAGCTGATATATAAGTCCTAACCAAGTTAACATTTCCTTACATGTTTATATTCTATTCAAACTCAATGAAGAGCAAGATGTTGAGAGTCAGAAATTTTAATGCTTGAACTGGGCTGCTATCATTAGTTTAAAGGTAAACAATGAGAGATCAACCAGTGCTAAATTCAGAATTTCTGAACCTAAAGAAGTGTCGGCTTCTGTTTCTCTCAACTGACATGGGTGTAATGCTACTTTCTCAACATCGAGTACAATTATTACAACTCTTCACATCAAATAAACCCAACAAGCAGTTATTTGAGGAACTTCTGATGGGAACTAACGAAGGTATTTGAAGCAAAGATGGCGGCTTGCACGTACTCCACACTTGTAACAGAACAAGAAAGATATTTGAGTGGACTGCAGTGATCACAAAGTAATTCGATATGTcgaaatcaaagaaaaataatgccTTGTGATTTGACTAAGCATCCATGGAACTAAAAGCAGAGAGATCAACAATATACACTAGCCAAATTAAGGAACCTCAATCATGGGAAGAGTAAAAGATTCATGGCAGAATGGTTTTCCAGCTTGAACCCAGAACTGAGAAGGGATTTACTGATGCGACTCTCATATTACAACGTATACTAATTACAAAGCAATACCTGTTCTAATTCACAAGTCAATTGTAATCAGTCatgaatatatatagaaaGACAAGTGAATAAAACCCAGCATTATTAACAGATTAAAGGTATGAATTATGAAAGTTGTACGATGAAACATAAATTTCACAGATAATATATAACCAACCCATTCTAATGATTACTTGGAAGAATCTTAAGATGAACTAATTAAATTACTGACCTGCATCCCACATAACAGCAACCAGCTGATTTTTCCACATGGTAATTGCACGTAGGGCATTTCCTCCACTTCTTCCTCTTAGCCAGATCAACTAACATTGCACCTTCGCCAAGCTTTTCCAGTTTCTGAAACCTTGCGCAATTTCTTCCTGAATGCCAAGCAACCTTGCACTGCACGCAAAATTCTCTCGTGCAAACGGGACAAGGGAAATTCTTAATAGCCTTTCCCCCATCATTAATCAACAGTGCTGAGCAATCTTTATAGGGACAGTAGAATTTTTCAGAGCCAAGGACCGCAGATTGACAGCGGGCTTTTCCCCATCTGTTAAACAAATCTCTTGGGAGGATATCACGGCAGAAGTCAAGGATCCAAAAGCCCTCGACAACTTGTTACTGAACAAGGAATGAAGGTTACGTTATCTTCAAGTTTCGATTCGATGTACTTGATAGTGCATTCAATGCAGTAAAAGTGGGCACAGCCTTT from Theobroma cacao cultivar B97-61/B2 chromosome 9, Criollo_cocoa_genome_V2, whole genome shotgun sequence harbors:
- the LOC18588212 gene encoding E3 ubiquitin-protein ligase RNF144A, with translation MEIPPPSPKRNPEKRQVRIQQACTFPMITINAIDEEVSKKKRKMERTDFPQQVEIVDLESDLFSITAIPDKGTTKKNAISVEQYCEQRDIQLAIKASMTTSDDNYIDLDIYDDDLFVLNFEPLKTPPRKKRGKRKKPFSDCSITEPGESSNSKAVEGPPFICEICVEPRQANESFNIKGCSHAYCKDCMIKYVASKVQNKITAITCPVANCEGLLEPEYCRNILPREVFDRWGDALCEAVILGSERFYCPFKDCSMLLIDDGGQAVRESICPNCRRLFCAQCKVPWHAGVECGEFQRLHTDERQREDILLMKLAKDKKWARCPRCGFVVERTEGCRYMRCRCGTAFCYDCGSAQMDGHHYCHKCKR